A region from the Deinococcus multiflagellatus genome encodes:
- a CDS encoding helix-turn-helix transcriptional regulator, which produces MFRASVKAPMAAPVPAPWTFLTNHTHVLLCLDRFPGDTLREVAARVGITERAVQRIVRDLEEAGVVSRERQGRRNTYRIQHAAALRHPLEAHHTVGELLTSLG; this is translated from the coding sequence ATGTTTCGTGCTAGTGTCAAGGCCCCTATGGCCGCGCCTGTCCCTGCCCCCTGGACCTTCCTGACCAACCACACCCATGTGCTGCTGTGCCTGGACCGCTTTCCTGGCGACACCCTGCGCGAGGTGGCGGCCCGCGTGGGCATTACGGAACGGGCGGTGCAGCGCATCGTGCGCGATCTGGAAGAGGCCGGGGTGGTGAGCCGCGAGCGCCAGGGGCGGCGCAACACCTACCGCATTCAGCACGCGGCGGCGCTGAGGCACCCCCTGGAGGCGCACCACACGGTTGGGGAGTTGCTGACTTCGCTGGGGTAG
- the acnA gene encoding aconitate hydratase AcnA yields MAMNLFGTRDVLTTQGGRPLYYYNLNKLQAQGHDISKLPVSIKVLLESVLREANDYDVRREDVATVAGWKPVNEEVEIPFKPARVILQDFTGVPAVVDLAAMRSAMVKLGGDPSKINPLIPVDLVIDHSVQVDEFGTDFALANNMALEFERNRERYEFLRWGQQAFDNFGVVPPASGIVHQVNLEYLAKGVQSRPEDDGVVVYPDSLVGTDSHTTMINGLGIVGWGVGGIEAEAVMLGQPIYMLMPEVIGFKITGAMPEGATATDLALRVTEMLRQKGVVGKFVEFYGAGLSNMTLPDRATIANMAPEYGATMGFFPVDDEALRYLRRTGRLETEIELVEQYYKAQGMFRTDETPDPVFTDHIELDLGTIVPSLAGPKRPQDRVNLTDMHTVFNEALTAPVKARGFELPESKLAAQGTITGTDIKIGHGAVTLASITSCTNTSNPSVLIAAGLVAKKAVELGLKSKPWVKTSLAPGSRVVTEYLEAAGLQRYLDQIGFNTVGYGCMTCIGNSGPLPEPVVDAITEGDLVVASVLSGNRNFEGRVNPHIKANYLASPPLVVAYALAGTVVNDIVNDAIGTAHDGRPVYLKDIWPTAAEIQTVMDSAINAEMFKKVYDGIEKSNKDWNAIPVSEGALYNWNADSTYIQNPPFFDNLAGGPSEIVSIEGARALVKVGDSVTTDHISPAGSFKADTPAGKYLTERGIQPKDFNSYGSRRGNDRIMTRGTFANIRLKNQLAPGTEGGFTTDYTTGQVTSIFDAAQNYKASHIPLMVFAGKDYGMGSSRDWAAKGTFLLGVKAVIAESFERIHRSNLVGMGVLPLQYKNGDTAESLGIQGDEVFDVLLPADLKPRQDVSLRITKDGQSRIVTVQCRIDTPVEIDYYKNGGILQTVLRSILERSKNEVKA; encoded by the coding sequence ATGGCGATGAACCTGTTCGGAACGCGCGACGTTCTTACCACGCAAGGCGGCCGGCCGCTGTACTACTACAACCTCAACAAGCTGCAGGCCCAGGGCCATGACATCAGCAAGCTGCCCGTCAGCATCAAGGTGCTGCTGGAGAGCGTGCTGCGCGAGGCCAACGACTACGATGTGCGCCGCGAAGATGTGGCGACCGTGGCGGGCTGGAAGCCGGTCAACGAGGAAGTCGAGATTCCCTTCAAGCCCGCCCGCGTGATCCTCCAGGACTTCACGGGCGTGCCCGCCGTGGTAGACCTCGCGGCCATGCGCTCGGCGATGGTGAAGCTGGGCGGCGACCCCAGCAAGATCAACCCACTGATTCCGGTGGACCTCGTGATTGACCACTCGGTGCAGGTGGACGAGTTCGGCACCGACTTCGCGCTGGCCAACAACATGGCCCTGGAATTCGAGCGCAACCGCGAGCGCTACGAGTTCCTCAGATGGGGCCAGCAGGCCTTCGACAACTTCGGCGTGGTGCCCCCCGCCAGCGGCATCGTGCACCAGGTCAACCTGGAGTACCTCGCCAAGGGTGTGCAGAGCCGTCCCGAGGACGACGGCGTGGTCGTGTACCCCGACAGCCTCGTGGGCACCGATTCTCATACCACCATGATCAACGGCCTGGGCATCGTGGGCTGGGGCGTGGGCGGCATTGAGGCCGAGGCCGTGATGCTGGGCCAGCCGATTTACATGCTGATGCCCGAAGTGATCGGCTTCAAGATCACGGGCGCCATGCCCGAGGGCGCCACCGCCACCGACCTCGCGCTGCGCGTGACCGAAATGCTGCGCCAGAAGGGCGTGGTGGGCAAGTTCGTGGAGTTCTACGGCGCCGGCCTGAGCAACATGACCCTGCCCGACCGCGCCACGATTGCCAACATGGCCCCGGAATACGGCGCGACCATGGGCTTTTTCCCCGTGGACGACGAGGCGCTGCGCTACCTGCGCCGCACCGGCCGCCTGGAAACGGAAATCGAACTGGTTGAGCAGTACTACAAGGCCCAGGGCATGTTCCGCACCGACGAGACGCCCGATCCCGTTTTCACCGACCACATCGAACTGGACCTTGGCACTATCGTCCCCAGCCTCGCCGGCCCCAAGCGCCCCCAGGACCGCGTGAATCTGACGGACATGCACACGGTGTTCAATGAGGCCCTGACCGCCCCCGTCAAGGCGCGCGGCTTTGAACTGCCCGAGAGCAAGCTGGCCGCGCAGGGCACCATCACCGGCACCGACATCAAGATCGGGCACGGCGCGGTGACGCTGGCGTCCATCACCTCCTGCACGAACACCAGCAACCCCAGCGTGCTGATCGCCGCCGGTCTGGTGGCCAAGAAGGCCGTGGAACTGGGCCTGAAGAGCAAGCCCTGGGTCAAGACCAGCCTCGCCCCCGGCAGCCGCGTGGTGACCGAGTACCTGGAAGCCGCTGGCCTGCAGCGCTACCTGGACCAGATTGGCTTCAACACCGTGGGCTACGGCTGTATGACCTGCATCGGCAACTCTGGCCCCCTGCCCGAGCCCGTGGTGGACGCGATCACCGAAGGCGATCTGGTGGTGGCCAGCGTGCTCTCCGGCAACCGCAACTTTGAAGGCCGCGTGAACCCGCACATCAAGGCGAACTACCTCGCCTCGCCCCCCCTGGTGGTGGCCTACGCGTTGGCCGGCACGGTTGTGAACGACATCGTGAACGACGCCATCGGCACCGCCCATGACGGCCGCCCCGTGTACCTGAAAGACATCTGGCCCACCGCCGCCGAGATTCAGACGGTCATGGACAGCGCCATCAACGCCGAGATGTTCAAGAAGGTCTACGACGGTATTGAGAAGAGCAACAAGGACTGGAACGCCATTCCGGTGTCCGAAGGCGCGCTGTACAACTGGAACGCGGACAGCACCTACATCCAGAACCCGCCCTTTTTCGACAACCTCGCGGGCGGCCCCAGCGAGATCGTGAGCATTGAAGGCGCGCGCGCCCTGGTGAAGGTGGGCGACTCCGTGACCACCGACCACATCAGCCCCGCCGGCTCCTTCAAGGCCGACACCCCCGCCGGCAAGTACCTGACCGAGCGCGGCATTCAGCCCAAGGACTTCAACTCGTACGGCTCGCGGCGCGGCAACGACCGCATCATGACGCGCGGCACGTTTGCCAACATTCGCCTGAAGAACCAGCTGGCCCCCGGCACCGAAGGCGGCTTCACCACCGACTACACCACCGGGCAGGTCACGAGCATCTTCGACGCCGCCCAGAACTACAAGGCCAGCCACATCCCCCTGATGGTGTTTGCCGGCAAGGACTACGGCATGGGCTCCAGCCGCGACTGGGCCGCCAAGGGCACCTTCCTGCTGGGCGTGAAGGCCGTCATCGCCGAGAGCTTTGAGCGCATTCACCGCTCGAACCTCGTGGGCATGGGCGTGCTGCCGCTGCAGTACAAGAACGGCGACACCGCCGAGAGCCTGGGGATTCAGGGCGACGAGGTCTTCGACGTGCTGCTGCCCGCCGACCTGAAGCCCCGTCAGGACGTGAGCCTGCGCATCACCAAGGACGGCCAGAGCCGCATTGTGACCGTGCAGTGCCGCATTGATACGCCCGTGGAAATCGACTACTACAAGAACGGCGGCATTCTGCAAACCGTACTGCGCAGCATCCTGGAACGCAGCAAGAACGAAGTGAAGGCGTAA
- a CDS encoding Uma2 family endonuclease, translating into MTDAAFKLVSLEDYLRAERDSPTRHEYIDGFVYAQAGASRAHNIITSNLHVALHGPARRAGCQVFQSDMKVRVTPTRYHYPDLVVSCGPPGEDEYTETAPCLIVEVLSESTRAADQNYKAERYRELPSLQAYLMVDSARRAAALYRRTPEGWVFEVVAERIQLPCPPVELMLELIYEGVTF; encoded by the coding sequence ATGACCGATGCCGCCTTCAAGCTCGTGTCTTTGGAGGACTATCTGCGCGCCGAGCGGGACAGTCCCACACGGCATGAGTACATTGACGGCTTCGTGTACGCGCAGGCGGGGGCCAGCCGGGCGCATAACATCATCACCAGTAATCTTCATGTGGCGCTGCACGGCCCCGCGCGCCGGGCGGGGTGCCAGGTCTTCCAGAGCGACATGAAGGTGCGCGTCACCCCCACCCGTTACCACTACCCTGATCTGGTGGTGAGTTGCGGCCCACCGGGCGAGGACGAGTACACCGAAACCGCCCCCTGCCTGATCGTGGAGGTGCTCAGCGAGAGCACCCGCGCGGCGGATCAGAATTACAAGGCAGAGCGCTACCGCGAGTTGCCTTCCTTGCAGGCTTACCTGATGGTGGACAGTGCCCGGCGGGCCGCTGCCCTCTACCGCCGCACCCCGGAAGGCTGGGTTTTTGAGGTTGTGGCGGAGCGTATACAGTTGCCGTGCCCCCCAGTCGAACTCATGTTGGAACTCATTTATGAAGGCGTCACGTTTTGA
- a CDS encoding Uma2 family endonuclease has translation MTEPAFRTMTEEEYLRWDGPREGKWEFVDGFVYAQAGASRPHNQIASNIQRVLLPATADGRCWSYASDQKVRVYRDGRPRYYLPDLVVVCDSNLVGEVETTPCLIVEILSASTRAVDESFKASDYRRLDSLQGYLLVDSEARGVEFHRRVGAEWQLDVIDTSVDLPCLGVSLNVDDIYRYVGL, from the coding sequence ATGACGGAGCCCGCCTTCCGCACCATGACTGAGGAGGAATACCTGCGCTGGGACGGGCCCCGCGAGGGCAAATGGGAGTTCGTGGACGGCTTCGTGTACGCCCAGGCCGGGGCCAGCCGTCCCCACAACCAGATTGCCAGCAACATTCAGCGTGTCCTGCTGCCCGCCACCGCCGATGGCCGCTGCTGGTCGTACGCCAGCGATCAGAAGGTGCGCGTCTACCGTGACGGCCGCCCCCGGTACTACCTGCCCGACCTCGTGGTGGTGTGCGACTCCAACCTGGTGGGCGAGGTCGAGACCACGCCCTGCCTGATCGTCGAAATCCTGAGCGCCAGCACCCGCGCCGTGGACGAGTCGTTCAAGGCCAGCGATTACCGCCGCCTGGACAGCCTGCAGGGGTACCTCTTGGTGGACAGCGAAGCGCGCGGCGTGGAGTTCCACCGCCGGGTTGGGGCTGAATGGCAGTTAGATGTCATTGACACCAGCGTGGACCTGCCCTGCCTGGGTGTCTCGCTGAACGTGGATGATATTTACCGGTACGTGGGGCTTTAA
- a CDS encoding Uma2 family endonuclease → MTDSPLKKISEAEYLRTEEVSPFKREYVDGFVYALHGEDGPVAQAGATSKHGLLCTNLVAALHRPARQKGCRVYVSDMRVRADALGTRYYYPDLVLTCEDMADEARYTEAPCFIAEVLSLSTRDTDRREKLWAYQQLPSLQGYLLVDTATRAVRLYRRDAEGWRDAYAEGQGQITLPCVDLTLSLDEIYDGVNL, encoded by the coding sequence ATGACAGATTCGCCCCTGAAAAAAATCAGCGAGGCCGAGTATCTGCGCACGGAAGAAGTGAGCCCGTTCAAGCGCGAATACGTGGACGGCTTCGTGTACGCGCTGCACGGCGAGGATGGGCCAGTGGCCCAGGCGGGCGCCACCAGCAAACATGGTCTTCTTTGCACCAATCTGGTGGCCGCGCTGCACCGCCCTGCCCGTCAGAAGGGATGCCGGGTCTACGTCAGCGACATGCGGGTTCGGGCTGACGCCCTGGGCACACGCTATTACTACCCCGACCTTGTGCTGACCTGTGAGGACATGGCGGATGAAGCCCGGTATACGGAGGCCCCCTGTTTTATTGCCGAAGTTCTGAGCCTCAGCACGCGTGACACAGACCGCCGGGAAAAGCTCTGGGCCTACCAGCAATTGCCCAGCCTGCAAGGGTATCTGCTGGTGGACACTGCCACCCGCGCCGTTCGCCTGTACCGCCGCGACGCTGAGGGCTGGCGGGACGCCTACGCCGAGGGCCAGGGCCAGATCACCCTGCCGTGCGTGGACCTGACCCTCTCGCTCGACGAGATCTATGACGGCGTAAACCTGTAA
- a CDS encoding HNH endonuclease, whose protein sequence is MGRKERAQASWTEDAQEQPQDVCVLCGREGEMTDHHLIPKSQGRRQGVKLGQIPTVKMCAACQGFLSKTFSNAELANELNTVEAILAREEVQKFVKWVQKQPLSRGVRVH, encoded by the coding sequence ATGGGTCGGAAAGAACGGGCGCAGGCAAGTTGGACGGAGGACGCGCAGGAGCAGCCGCAGGACGTCTGCGTGCTGTGCGGGCGGGAGGGCGAAATGACCGACCACCACCTGATACCCAAGTCGCAGGGCCGCCGCCAGGGCGTGAAACTGGGCCAGATTCCCACCGTGAAGATGTGCGCCGCCTGCCAGGGTTTCCTCTCCAAAACGTTCAGCAACGCAGAACTGGCGAACGAGTTGAACACCGTAGAAGCCATCCTGGCACGCGAGGAAGTGCAGAAGTTCGTGAAATGGGTGCAGAAACAACCGCTCAGCCGGGGCGTGCGGGTGCACTGA
- a CDS encoding DNA repair ATPase, protein MTDPALPTPDTSLDQAVAEGGAYEVLRKRLLAQGAQLRRVADDLNAGRVAEFGDSRLSLLGRFRVQTEHNGVGRSVVQVGGQLLFGFNVFLGLKTQTQVADVFGLYQLVEVGGAYDVEPVSLKGTFLADPAFTRDFDELYAYYKHARLLTLSVQGDKLLAAFQIGERSSDRRVFRWALGPAGEVTYLDARGERDLKAPAPFDFEWTRAGREQAVSGRFPHLNILDTLFVETSGGDLTIKVENNTETGQGIYSEPVEDRTQSLDDATFEFAQVGTLILLRVLPYREKVWRGLIYNTLTRQVTRNDAITRACVSLPEDHGLIFPGGYYLQGGDHRAFEAAHAGMGLGRVVRSPNGEDVLYVFSEPDSGLSALFVYNLIRREVQPPMLAHGWAPLPDGRMVLFHAESGEPTRVHPMQVWQTPFVSDLYAASRPPGTSYLGRLGNAELVRGVSNLYELAREIEHPSVSAERYARLEGATRRLFDQHRWFDDEHTGGLRTLLHGIVVTTETVLDEFEKVQSLRAAAAQALQAAQADHRALLARVRPEDWTRIDEYVAALADLNALRGRLLTLREGRYMDLAALDTMTSAVQEAHARLGLATGAFLNTPEALAPLAARLDTLAAQIDAADTSRALTEALDALAGLSAELDLLSELLGALPVEDAAARTRVVEAIAALYGRLNGVRARAEQARKALGAGERTAQFAAQLGLYAQAVASALGRATTPEKAEEGLARALVGLEELEGQFGDDETFLPDILTKRDEVREAFEARRQTLQDERQRKAQSVMDAASRILSGLGGRAARLKMLDELNAFFASDPLIVKVRDLAARLRELKDTVKADDLDARLKAARDQAARSLRDRTELFEGDGTVIRLGRHRFNVNTQPLDLTLLPRGDDLAVHLTGTEYLDPLDHPALNDLRAYWSATLVSESAELSRAEYLAGEVLRAAQDGQEGLTLAGLHALSPDDLSRTVAAFAAPRYREGYEKGIHDHDAARLLQALLPLLQAAGTLVYPPAARALATAYWAEHPARRAHWHVAFGNAHAMHALFGRREALDTALGTLAAEVAAFLTGAGLPHTPLDARQAAAFLGDELKAPAPTLSFSQAAADLNAALDTQLQTAGLQGTLAHSLAQLEGDLAGRWALLRHWLGALCAAPPWAPLARAVPEAAALRLFGAAVSHTVRDVPLGTQVTGLLSGHPRIQGGTLSVAPDDLLTRLERHRSDFLPGFQRYQAARQEATAQERARLRLDELRPRPLTSFVRNRLIQEVYLPIIGDNLAKQMGTAGEGKRSDLMGLLMLISPPGYGKTTLMEYVAHRLGLVFVRVNGPSLGHEVRSLDPAQAPDAGSRQELEKLNLALEMGGNVMLYVDDIQHTHPEFLQKFISLTDGTRRIEGVWRGQPKTYDLRGRKFAVVMAGNPYTESGEVFKIPDMLANRADIYNLGDVLGGMEDAFRLSYLENSLTSNPVLAPLATRDLNDLYLLVNRAQGQEVSTNNLSHPYSAAEVEEIVGTLQKLLAVRDDLARINAQYIASAAQDDRYRTEPPFKLQGSYRNMNKLAEKISAVMTDAEVDQVVTDHYQGEAQLLTTGAEENLLKLAELRGTLTPEQAARWEAIKADYRRNKAMGGDDADTGARMVAQLADIAQGLQGLGTRQTPMPAPTAPPPSAEPLADALREGLAPLLRELTRGFHERPASTAPLAPAPDDTALRAALAPLLAGLAATTQKQDQTNAAIYELVEVIRKRQNVVRGPAGPVGATGRHSPGE, encoded by the coding sequence ATGACCGACCCTGCCCTGCCCACCCCCGACACGTCTCTGGATCAGGCGGTGGCCGAAGGCGGCGCCTATGAGGTGCTGCGCAAGCGGCTGCTGGCCCAGGGCGCGCAGCTGCGCCGCGTGGCCGACGACCTGAATGCCGGGCGCGTGGCCGAGTTCGGGGACAGCCGCCTGAGCCTGCTGGGCCGCTTCCGGGTGCAGACCGAGCACAACGGGGTGGGCCGCAGCGTGGTGCAGGTGGGGGGACAGCTGCTGTTCGGCTTCAACGTGTTTCTGGGCCTGAAAACCCAGACCCAGGTGGCGGACGTGTTCGGCCTGTACCAGCTGGTAGAGGTGGGCGGCGCATACGACGTGGAGCCGGTCAGCCTGAAGGGCACCTTCCTGGCCGACCCAGCCTTTACCCGCGACTTCGACGAACTGTACGCCTACTACAAGCACGCGCGGCTGCTGACCCTGAGCGTGCAAGGCGACAAACTGCTGGCCGCCTTTCAGATTGGCGAGCGCAGCAGCGACCGCCGCGTCTTTCGCTGGGCCCTGGGCCCGGCGGGCGAGGTCACGTATCTGGACGCCCGGGGCGAGCGCGACCTGAAGGCGCCGGCTCCCTTCGATTTCGAGTGGACCCGCGCCGGGCGCGAGCAGGCGGTCAGCGGGCGCTTTCCGCACCTGAATATCCTCGACACCCTGTTCGTGGAAACCAGCGGCGGCGACCTGACCATCAAGGTGGAGAACAACACCGAAACCGGCCAGGGCATCTACAGCGAGCCGGTGGAAGACCGCACCCAGTCGCTGGACGACGCGACCTTTGAATTTGCGCAGGTGGGCACCCTGATTCTGCTGCGGGTGCTGCCTTACCGCGAGAAGGTCTGGCGCGGCCTGATCTACAACACCCTGACCCGGCAGGTGACGCGCAACGACGCGATCACCCGCGCCTGCGTGAGCCTGCCCGAAGACCACGGCCTGATCTTTCCGGGCGGCTATTACCTGCAGGGCGGCGACCACCGCGCCTTCGAGGCCGCCCACGCCGGGATGGGCCTGGGCCGCGTGGTGCGCTCGCCCAACGGCGAGGACGTGCTGTATGTCTTTTCCGAGCCAGACAGCGGCTTGTCGGCGCTGTTTGTCTACAACCTGATCCGGCGCGAGGTGCAGCCGCCCATGCTGGCCCACGGCTGGGCCCCGCTGCCCGACGGCCGGATGGTGCTGTTCCACGCCGAATCCGGCGAGCCCACGCGCGTGCACCCCATGCAGGTGTGGCAGACCCCCTTTGTCAGCGACCTCTACGCCGCCAGCCGCCCGCCCGGCACCTCGTACCTGGGGCGACTGGGCAACGCGGAACTGGTGCGCGGCGTGTCCAACCTCTATGAACTGGCGCGCGAGATCGAGCACCCCTCGGTGAGCGCCGAGCGGTACGCGCGCCTGGAAGGGGCCACCCGGCGGCTCTTTGACCAGCACCGCTGGTTCGACGACGAGCACACGGGCGGCCTGCGTACCCTGCTGCACGGCATCGTGGTGACCACCGAAACGGTGCTGGACGAGTTCGAGAAGGTGCAGAGCCTGCGCGCCGCCGCCGCCCAGGCCCTGCAGGCGGCGCAGGCCGACCACCGCGCGCTGCTGGCCCGCGTGCGCCCCGAGGACTGGACCCGCATTGACGAGTACGTGGCGGCCCTGGCCGACCTGAACGCCCTGCGCGGGCGCCTGCTGACCCTGCGCGAGGGGCGCTACATGGACCTTGCGGCGCTGGACACCATGACCAGCGCGGTGCAGGAGGCCCACGCCCGCCTGGGGCTGGCGACCGGCGCCTTTCTGAACACCCCGGAGGCCCTGGCTCCACTGGCCGCCCGCCTGGACACCCTGGCCGCGCAGATCGACGCCGCCGACACCAGCCGCGCCCTCACCGAGGCCCTGGACGCCCTGGCCGGGCTGTCGGCGGAACTGGACCTGCTCTCAGAATTGCTGGGCGCGCTGCCCGTGGAGGACGCTGCCGCGCGCACCCGCGTGGTCGAAGCCATCGCGGCCCTGTACGGGCGCCTGAACGGGGTCCGGGCCCGCGCCGAGCAGGCCCGCAAGGCCCTGGGGGCCGGCGAGCGCACCGCGCAGTTTGCCGCGCAGCTTGGCCTGTATGCGCAGGCGGTGGCCAGCGCCCTGGGCCGCGCCACCACCCCCGAAAAGGCCGAGGAGGGGCTGGCGCGCGCCCTGGTGGGCCTGGAGGAACTGGAAGGGCAGTTTGGCGACGACGAGACGTTTCTGCCCGACATCCTGACCAAGCGCGACGAGGTGCGCGAGGCCTTTGAGGCGCGGCGCCAGACCCTGCAGGACGAGCGCCAGCGCAAGGCCCAGAGCGTCATGGACGCCGCCAGCCGCATTCTCTCGGGGCTGGGGGGCCGCGCGGCCCGCCTGAAGATGCTGGACGAGCTGAACGCCTTTTTTGCCAGTGATCCGCTGATCGTGAAGGTGCGCGACCTCGCAGCGCGGCTGCGCGAGCTGAAAGACACCGTCAAGGCCGACGATCTGGACGCGCGCCTGAAAGCTGCCCGCGATCAGGCGGCCCGCAGCCTGCGCGACCGCACCGAGCTGTTCGAGGGCGACGGCACCGTGATTCGCCTGGGCCGTCACCGCTTTAACGTCAATACCCAGCCGCTGGACCTGACCCTGTTGCCACGCGGCGACGACCTGGCGGTGCACCTCACCGGCACCGAGTACCTGGACCCGCTGGACCACCCGGCGCTGAACGACCTGCGCGCCTACTGGTCGGCCACCCTGGTTTCGGAATCCGCCGAGCTGAGCCGCGCGGAATATCTGGCGGGCGAGGTGCTGCGCGCCGCCCAGGACGGACAGGAAGGCCTGACCCTGGCCGGGCTGCACGCCCTGAGCCCCGACGACCTGAGCCGCACGGTGGCCGCCTTTGCCGCGCCCCGCTACCGCGAGGGCTACGAGAAAGGCATTCACGACCACGACGCCGCGCGGCTGCTGCAGGCGCTGCTCCCGCTGCTGCAGGCGGCGGGCACCCTGGTCTACCCGCCTGCCGCCCGCGCCCTGGCCACCGCCTACTGGGCCGAACACCCGGCGCGGCGCGCGCACTGGCACGTGGCCTTTGGCAACGCCCACGCCATGCACGCGCTGTTTGGCCGCCGCGAGGCGCTGGACACGGCGCTGGGCACCCTGGCCGCCGAGGTGGCCGCGTTCCTGACCGGGGCCGGGCTGCCCCACACGCCGCTGGACGCCCGGCAGGCCGCCGCCTTCCTGGGCGACGAGTTAAAGGCCCCCGCCCCCACCCTGAGCTTTTCACAGGCCGCCGCCGACCTGAACGCGGCCCTGGACACCCAGCTGCAGACGGCCGGGCTGCAGGGCACCCTGGCCCACTCGCTGGCGCAGCTGGAGGGCGACCTTGCGGGCCGCTGGGCGCTGCTGCGCCACTGGCTGGGCGCCCTGTGCGCCGCGCCGCCGTGGGCGCCGCTGGCCCGCGCCGTGCCCGAAGCGGCGGCCCTGCGCCTGTTCGGGGCTGCCGTGTCCCACACCGTGCGCGACGTGCCCCTGGGCACCCAGGTCACGGGGCTGCTGAGCGGGCACCCGCGCATTCAGGGCGGCACGCTGTCCGTGGCCCCGGACGACCTGCTGACCCGCCTGGAGCGCCACCGCAGCGACTTCCTGCCGGGCTTCCAGCGGTATCAGGCCGCGCGGCAGGAGGCCACGGCGCAGGAACGCGCCCGGCTGCGGCTGGACGAACTGCGTCCCCGGCCGCTGACCTCCTTTGTGCGCAACCGCCTGATTCAAGAGGTGTACCTGCCGATCATCGGGGACAACCTCGCCAAGCAGATGGGCACGGCCGGCGAGGGCAAGCGCAGCGACCTGATGGGCCTGCTGATGCTGATCTCGCCGCCCGGCTACGGCAAAACCACCCTGATGGAATACGTGGCCCACCGCCTGGGCCTGGTGTTTGTGCGGGTCAACGGCCCCAGCCTGGGCCACGAGGTGCGCTCGCTGGACCCGGCCCAGGCCCCGGACGCGGGCAGCCGCCAGGAACTGGAGAAGCTGAATCTGGCCCTGGAAATGGGCGGCAACGTGATGCTGTACGTGGACGACATTCAGCATACCCACCCCGAATTCCTGCAGAAATTCATCTCGCTGACCGACGGCACCCGCCGTATTGAGGGCGTGTGGCGCGGCCAGCCCAAAACCTACGACCTGCGCGGGCGCAAGTTCGCGGTGGTCATGGCCGGGAACCCCTACACCGAATCCGGCGAGGTCTTCAAGATCCCCGATATGCTGGCCAACCGCGCCGATATCTACAACCTGGGCGACGTGCTGGGCGGCATGGAGGACGCTTTCCGGCTTTCGTACCTCGAAAACAGCCTGACCAGCAACCCGGTGCTGGCCCCACTGGCAACCCGCGACCTGAACGACCTGTACCTGCTGGTGAACCGCGCCCAGGGCCAGGAAGTCAGCACCAACAACCTCTCTCACCCGTATTCCGCCGCCGAGGTCGAGGAGATCGTGGGCACGCTGCAAAAGTTGCTGGCTGTGCGGGACGATCTGGCCCGCATCAACGCGCAGTACATCGCCAGCGCCGCCCAGGACGACCGCTACCGCACCGAGCCGCCCTTCAAGCTGCAGGGCAGCTACCGCAACATGAACAAGCTGGCCGAGAAAATCAGCGCGGTGATGACCGACGCCGAGGTGGATCAGGTGGTCACCGACCACTACCAGGGCGAGGCGCAACTGCTGACCACCGGCGCCGAGGAAAACCTGCTGAAGCTGGCCGAACTGCGCGGCACCCTGACCCCCGAGCAGGCCGCGCGCTGGGAAGCGATCAAGGCCGACTACCGCCGCAACAAGGCGATGGGCGGCGACGACGCCGACACCGGCGCGCGCATGGTGGCCCAGCTGGCCGATATTGCCCAGGGCCTGCAGGGGCTGGGCACGCGGCAAACGCCCATGCCGGCCCCCACCGCTCCCCCACCCTCGGCTGAACCGCTGGCCGACGCCCTGCGCGAAGGGCTGGCCCCCCTGCTGCGCGAACTGACACGCGGCTTTCACGAGCGGCCGGCCTCGACTGCCCCGCTTGCCCCGGCCCCCGACGACACGGCACTGCGCGCGGCCCTGGCGCCCTTATTGGCCGGGCTGGCCGCCACCACCCAGAAGCAGGACCAGACGAACGCGGCGATCTACGAACTGGTCGAGGTGATTCGCAAGCGGCAAAACGTGGTGCGGGGCCCGGCCGGGCCGGTGGGGGCCACCGGGCGGCATTCACCGGGCGAATAA